The nucleotide sequence TGGTTGGCCGTCCCAATTTCATTGGACGTGCCTACAACGTCCTCGACCATCTAACAGAAAAGCCATTGAAATTTTGAAGGCCTTATGTTTCTAGGTAGAGTATATTACTAGTTAGTTTGGAATAGTTGATCGGTGCATAAAAATCTTGGAGTTCAGCTTTTTTGTTAAATGTTGTACGCATGTAATCGCAGGACTGCTTTTTTTTGACTTCACCTGTAATGACACCAATTTTTTTGAACACGATGGACTAGTGAGGAAGAAGGTATGGTTCGTATTTATCATGATCGTGCAAGTATATTGTATTAACTAAAGAAAGGTTTCGGCATTCTCTCTCCGCAAGAGGGCTCCCTCCTTTAGACAGCATGGACTGCCAGAGTATAGGGTATGTCTGTCTAACAATGAAAAGAACAAACATTACTGGCGTAAATAGTATTCCGCAACCAAGTCGAATGTCATTTCTAAAACCTATATGCAAATGTGATGCAGGATGTATTCCTGGATTGTGTTGGTCGGGACGATATTCATATCGTATAGGGGTGACATGCTGTTTTATTCCCTGTTCACAAATGTATTGCTCATATTCAGCCTTAAAAGCATCTCCGTCAGATTCATATGAGCCTCCTAGGTTTTCAAGAAAATTTGGATAAGTATCACCAGCATACGGGCACTCTAGGTATGTAAAACACACATAATCATCATCCCCGTTTATCTTGTTTTCAAAGCATATAAGAGAGTTGTCCTCAAGGTAAAACGTATAATAATAGCGCCTATATACTTCTGTCCAATATTTTTCATAGTCTAACCCCCTAAAGAATGCGCCGGGATTGCGAGGAGATGATTGGTTCGGGAAATACTCTTTAAGCAATCCAATCTCTTTTAAGAAATTGTTGCACTCATTGATTT is from Solidesulfovibrio magneticus RS-1 and encodes:
- a CDS encoding DUF2290 domain-containing protein; protein product: MKDSLFYPQINECNNFLKEIGLLKEYFPNQSSPRNPGAFFRGLDYEKYWTEVYRRYYYTFYLEDNSLICFENKINGDDDYVCFTYLECPYAGDTYPNFLENLGGSYESDGDAFKAEYEQYICEQGIKQHVTPIRYEYRPDQHNPGIHPASHLHIGFRNDIRLGCGILFTPVMFVLFIVRQTYPILWQSMLSKGGSPLAERECRNLSLVNTIYLHDHDKYEPYLLPH